One window of Dyadobacter sandarakinus genomic DNA carries:
- a CDS encoding OmpA family protein → MKKETIQIILLVLLAANAALAQCGFLAGKVTDFSSNLPVQASLSARTEQGKVRLGKTDSSGTFNVEMPCRVSAITVEGAGYQSLHMPLNEDSKPEGTYFVVFTLIPLGRQTSDAPYEQSGQKHFELVDSVKTTSLIRRIEVRDAVSNELLPAELCLFYTQKQKKDCLSLSGGKPAAEVIFTEKDIVAVEVTSAGYRSYHGNLILDKTDQEPRTYMIRLMRQQSILSVNILNAKAGMQHRLMEKNNTVKPLQRIDDGHYYAEVTPGATYRMNVSDSNNASDLSMSIDPVDEGLTLRSLRLPAAASAGKATGPASPEKKTLYFPRSDYKLPVQSARYLDSVAVFVKSNSGKGLRITGHTDNVGNPDLNMTLSEYRVRVVTRYLVTKGVPEHLISAAGLGSRYPAVPNDSEENKRKNRRVEVQVIDLQQTSN, encoded by the coding sequence ATGAAAAAGGAAACAATCCAAATCATCCTGCTTGTGCTGCTCGCTGCTAATGCGGCTCTGGCACAATGCGGTTTCCTGGCGGGAAAAGTAACGGATTTCAGCAGCAACCTGCCGGTACAGGCATCCCTCTCGGCCCGCACGGAGCAGGGAAAGGTCCGGCTCGGCAAAACTGATTCGTCGGGCACATTCAACGTGGAAATGCCCTGCCGTGTATCGGCGATCACGGTGGAAGGCGCTGGATACCAGTCGCTGCACATGCCACTGAATGAGGATAGCAAGCCCGAGGGTACCTATTTCGTGGTATTTACGCTGATACCACTGGGGCGACAAACCAGCGATGCACCTTATGAACAGTCGGGGCAGAAGCATTTTGAGCTCGTGGACAGTGTAAAAACCACTTCGCTAATCCGGCGGATAGAGGTGCGCGACGCAGTCTCCAACGAGCTGCTGCCTGCGGAGTTATGCCTTTTTTATACACAAAAACAAAAGAAAGACTGCCTGAGCCTGTCGGGCGGGAAGCCCGCAGCAGAGGTGATTTTTACGGAAAAAGACATTGTGGCTGTGGAAGTAACCTCGGCAGGGTACCGCTCCTACCACGGTAACCTCATCCTCGACAAAACCGACCAGGAACCCCGCACCTACATGATCAGGCTCATGCGGCAGCAATCCATACTGTCTGTCAACATCCTGAATGCGAAAGCCGGAATGCAGCACAGGCTTATGGAAAAAAATAACACCGTGAAACCATTGCAGCGCATTGACGACGGCCATTACTATGCCGAAGTAACACCCGGAGCGACATACCGGATGAATGTTAGTGACAGTAACAATGCTTCGGACCTGAGTATGAGCATTGATCCTGTGGATGAAGGACTTACGCTTCGATCATTGCGGCTGCCGGCGGCAGCATCTGCGGGAAAAGCTACCGGGCCGGCAAGTCCTGAAAAGAAAACGTTGTATTTCCCCCGCAGCGATTACAAGCTGCCTGTACAGTCGGCCAGGTACCTTGATTCGGTTGCGGTATTTGTAAAAAGCAATAGCGGCAAAGGGTTGCGTATTACCGGGCATACGGACAATGTGGGTAACCCGGACCTGAACATGACGCTGTCGGAGTACCGGGTGCGCGTCGTGACCCGCTACCTCGTCACAAAGGGTGTACCGGAGCATCTCATTTCTGCCGCAGGGCTGGGCAGCCGTTATCCGGCCGTGCCCAACGATTCGGAAGAAAACAAGCGTAAAAACCGCAGGGTAGAAGTACAGGTTATTGATTTACAGCAGACAAGCAACTGA
- a CDS encoding PAAR domain-containing protein → MSKPAARIGDMHVCPMITPGLPPVPHVGGPVLPPGTPLVLIGGQPAAGAGDMCVCVGPPDVIAIGSATVLIGGRPAARMGDMTVHGGSIVSGCPTVLIGG, encoded by the coding sequence ATGTCAAAACCAGCAGCGCGTATCGGAGATATGCATGTATGTCCCATGATAACACCGGGACTGCCTCCTGTTCCGCACGTGGGCGGGCCGGTACTGCCGCCGGGAACCCCGCTGGTGCTCATAGGCGGCCAGCCGGCGGCGGGAGCAGGTGATATGTGCGTGTGCGTAGGACCCCCGGATGTGATTGCAATAGGCTCTGCTACGGTGTTGATCGGCGGCAGGCCGGCTGCCCGGATGGGTGATATGACGGTACATGGCGGCAGCATTGTAAGTGGCTGTCCTACTGTGCTCATCGGAGGGTAA
- a CDS encoding DUF5458 family protein: MPTSLTSPENSPAPERIAVPLETGLPQLARYGSFDLVETIIEGAANVNPEKKARRKIFLTEADKKNERQQLKKRLELWSELLSSSDNVAEMIEAGQKQADAASSLLKENLGKAVEQLRPLEQSYRSVAMFFKNTDQEKVKNVTFLNADPEQLQDLDVTTFIDAVGEELAAKYDRLDLRENYSILNVPGYLGSGKVVEKWAKMAHKNKVMLLTDFMHLDAPEDVMELFEVASLTGGAAHLSNVMMTCNWLTGRARHDDLGEEDDLYIPPSTALAGNVYKTLMSQVAAGKKHGTLSEVDGVRFPLKKSEIADLEKMGLIPMVNEFGKVMAFSAKTLFNGDNVGLQTYSVVRVFDYITKVLIDFLNRRAFENFDYNTKNDLKKQIIKFLDSVTGPGKLIEKFSIMRFEQDKNQKDKVYLDIHMIPYFPAKNFMIALTGQKGDDLDAAAWNAEYAQQ; this comes from the coding sequence ATGCCAACCTCATTGACATCCCCCGAAAATTCCCCCGCTCCGGAGCGCATTGCTGTGCCGCTGGAAACCGGGCTTCCGCAGCTGGCCCGATATGGCAGCTTTGATTTGGTAGAAACCATCATAGAAGGTGCTGCCAACGTGAATCCTGAGAAAAAAGCCCGCAGGAAAATCTTCCTGACCGAGGCTGACAAGAAGAATGAACGGCAGCAGCTGAAAAAGCGGCTGGAACTCTGGAGTGAGCTACTCAGCAGCTCCGACAATGTGGCCGAAATGATCGAAGCCGGGCAGAAGCAGGCTGATGCTGCATCCTCATTACTGAAAGAAAACCTGGGCAAGGCGGTAGAGCAGCTACGGCCCCTTGAACAGTCGTACCGGTCGGTGGCTATGTTTTTCAAAAATACCGATCAGGAAAAGGTTAAAAATGTCACCTTCCTGAATGCCGATCCCGAGCAGTTGCAAGACCTGGATGTAACTACATTCATTGATGCAGTGGGAGAAGAGCTGGCCGCCAAATACGACCGCCTGGATCTCCGGGAAAACTACTCGATCCTCAATGTACCCGGCTACCTGGGCTCGGGCAAGGTGGTGGAAAAGTGGGCGAAAATGGCGCACAAAAACAAGGTAATGCTGCTCACGGACTTCATGCACCTGGATGCACCGGAGGACGTCATGGAGCTTTTTGAGGTAGCCAGCCTCACAGGCGGAGCGGCCCACCTGTCTAACGTGATGATGACCTGCAACTGGCTTACCGGCCGGGCCCGGCATGACGACCTGGGTGAAGAGGACGACCTCTATATACCGCCTTCCACGGCTTTGGCAGGCAATGTGTACAAAACGCTGATGTCGCAGGTGGCAGCCGGCAAGAAGCACGGTACCCTCAGCGAGGTGGACGGCGTGCGCTTCCCACTGAAAAAATCGGAGATCGCCGACCTTGAAAAAATGGGTTTGATCCCGATGGTTAATGAATTTGGAAAGGTAATGGCATTCTCGGCCAAGACGTTGTTCAATGGGGATAATGTAGGGCTGCAGACCTACTCGGTAGTGCGGGTGTTTGACTACATTACTAAGGTACTGATCGATTTTCTGAACCGGCGCGCTTTTGAAAATTTCGACTACAATACCAAAAATGACCTGAAAAAGCAGATCATCAAGTTCCTGGACAGCGTTACCGGCCCGGGCAAGCTGATCGAGAAGTTCAGCATTATGCGGTTTGAGCAAGACAAAAATCAAAAGGATAAGGTGTACCTCGACATCCATATGATCCCCTATTTTCCTGCGAAAAACTTCATGATCGCGCTCACCGGCCAAAAAGGCGACGACCTTGACGCCGCGGCCTGGAATGCGGAGTATGCTCAGCAGTAA
- the tssD gene encoding type VI secretion system tube protein TssD, producing MHSMLTLTIDHDQTYEILLMRFEVHQGVDDSMGIASPMQWAYLYVEAAMVLDDFLAGWASKASQKYDLTVEHAGENGPVKTMDFKEAVCTELVEMFDDGTDGVRSPGGLQNFVTCLTITAGKVEVKDAKLENF from the coding sequence ATGCATTCCATGCTCACACTGACCATCGACCACGATCAGACCTACGAAATCCTTCTTATGCGGTTTGAGGTGCATCAGGGAGTGGACGATTCGATGGGAATTGCTTCACCAATGCAGTGGGCCTACCTGTACGTGGAAGCGGCGATGGTACTGGATGATTTTCTGGCAGGCTGGGCGAGTAAGGCTTCGCAGAAGTACGACCTGACGGTGGAGCATGCGGGTGAAAACGGACCAGTAAAGACGATGGATTTTAAAGAAGCAGTGTGTACGGAGCTGGTGGAAATGTTTGACGACGGAACTGATGGAGTGCGGTCACCGGGTGGATTGCAGAATTTTGTTACCTGCCTCACCATCACGGCCGGCAAAGTAGAGGTAAAAGATGCAAAGCTTGAAAACTTCTGA
- the tssD gene encoding type VI secretion system tube protein TssD — MAQQDATIGVEAHVTLDGKAFLGRKVSYGCNRNADERGAPTDAPKPRLIRMMLVPQASDDFALLYDWAFKNDRKLSGQVEFKYSNNSQVLRRIEFEEAYCVGFRETFVYSDAGINAAHVPDLKNYKPEHRGAPYFPQNPDPGAMYELVLLPQKMKIGQVEIES; from the coding sequence ATGGCACAGCAGGATGCGACCATTGGTGTTGAGGCACATGTTACGCTGGACGGAAAGGCGTTTTTGGGGCGGAAAGTCTCCTACGGCTGCAACCGCAATGCCGACGAACGCGGCGCTCCCACGGACGCGCCCAAACCCAGGCTGATCAGGATGATGCTTGTACCTCAGGCGAGTGATGACTTTGCATTGCTCTACGACTGGGCCTTCAAAAATGATCGCAAACTGAGCGGGCAGGTCGAGTTCAAGTACAGCAATAATTCGCAGGTACTCCGCAGAATCGAGTTTGAGGAGGCGTATTGTGTCGGGTTCAGGGAAACATTCGTGTATAGCGACGCAGGGATCAATGCAGCCCACGTGCCTGACCTCAAAAACTATAAACCGGAGCACCGGGGCGCACCTTACTTTCCGCAAAATCCGGACCCGGGCGCGATGTACGAACTGGTTCTGCTGCCGCAGAAGATGAAAATCGGACAAGTTGAAATAGAAAGCTGA
- a CDS encoding type VI secretion system Vgr family protein, with protein MARQVDTSIEIEGGTQITRHLGLTIEQDLFDHHRFELVVPFDQLEKEGEHFFNRSHRTVMGKKITFSFSPRLSKESFDFSFQGIVTEIRLRSLSDMSSAFVIKGYSPTIVLEDAVQRRSFLEGTVQDIFNTVLQPYPQNLLKKQLQPENGGRNVPFIQYNESNYRFLSRVADRCCEWFYYNGRELVLGHGNDAAEVDFLVDGLQNFDVALQLQPSRFSFEGYNYSVPEHFRGSSSTQQVDGLTTLSSFTLDESDHLFTQTALLPAPEIVKDQAEIDELTRMERSARVSSMVDFRANGALPDISIGTVLSVKGQRINERGEPYEENFGKYRVTRIRHEVNTAGSYHNNFQAVPESARHPPNNPHVTNPVGETEQAEVIANDDPDNLGRVRVRYSWTQPRPQDQESVWMRVGSMHNAAGKGACFVPEIGAMVMVGYEGNLAENPFVLTTLYPKPKEQTSYTHKNNDVKVLATRSGNMMVFIDEDGDAKIQISNSEKLDTYLQFSFKEEGEIELFVENGLVNMVSKNLHVKASENIEMKAGKELRLEGNTISVNASGDLNMEASLSATLKAGTTLTAEGTAGATLKGARLSMEADAMAEVKSSGPVKVSGLPIMLN; from the coding sequence ATGGCACGACAAGTAGATACTTCCATTGAAATAGAAGGTGGTACGCAGATCACCCGGCACCTGGGGCTCACGATTGAACAAGATTTGTTTGACCATCACCGGTTTGAGCTCGTGGTACCCTTTGACCAGCTTGAAAAAGAAGGTGAGCACTTTTTCAATCGCTCGCACCGTACCGTAATGGGCAAAAAGATCACTTTTTCATTCAGCCCCCGGTTGAGTAAAGAGTCCTTTGATTTTTCATTTCAGGGCATTGTTACGGAAATCCGCCTGCGTAGCCTGAGTGACATGAGCAGTGCTTTTGTGATCAAAGGGTATAGTCCCACCATCGTGCTGGAAGATGCCGTACAGCGGCGGTCATTTCTGGAAGGTACCGTGCAGGATATTTTCAACACAGTATTACAACCTTATCCCCAGAACCTGCTGAAAAAACAGCTTCAACCCGAAAACGGCGGAAGGAATGTGCCCTTTATCCAATACAATGAAAGCAACTACCGCTTCCTGAGCCGCGTGGCCGACCGCTGCTGCGAGTGGTTTTACTACAATGGGCGGGAGCTTGTGCTGGGCCACGGTAACGATGCCGCGGAAGTGGATTTCCTGGTTGACGGTTTGCAGAACTTTGACGTAGCACTGCAGTTACAGCCTTCCCGGTTCAGTTTTGAGGGATACAATTACAGTGTTCCGGAACATTTCCGAGGAAGCTCGTCAACCCAGCAGGTGGACGGACTTACCACGCTGAGTTCGTTTACCCTGGACGAGTCAGATCATCTTTTTACACAAACAGCCCTGCTGCCTGCACCCGAAATCGTCAAAGACCAGGCCGAGATCGATGAGCTCACACGCATGGAACGTTCCGCACGCGTATCGTCCATGGTCGATTTCCGGGCCAATGGGGCCTTGCCCGATATCAGCATCGGGACGGTGCTTTCGGTGAAAGGGCAGCGGATCAATGAGCGGGGCGAGCCTTACGAGGAGAATTTTGGTAAATACCGCGTTACCCGCATTCGTCACGAAGTAAACACCGCCGGAAGCTACCACAACAACTTCCAGGCTGTACCAGAGTCGGCCCGGCATCCGCCCAACAATCCGCATGTAACCAATCCGGTGGGAGAGACCGAGCAGGCCGAGGTAATCGCCAATGATGATCCCGACAACCTGGGAAGAGTACGCGTACGTTACTCATGGACGCAGCCGCGGCCGCAGGATCAGGAGTCGGTGTGGATGCGGGTGGGCAGTATGCACAATGCCGCCGGGAAGGGTGCCTGCTTTGTGCCTGAGATCGGCGCGATGGTGATGGTAGGATATGAGGGTAACCTGGCCGAAAATCCTTTTGTACTCACTACCCTTTATCCCAAACCGAAAGAACAAACCAGCTATACACACAAAAATAATGATGTCAAAGTGTTGGCCACGCGCTCGGGCAATATGATGGTTTTTATTGATGAGGATGGCGATGCAAAAATCCAGATCAGCAACAGTGAAAAGCTGGATACCTACCTGCAATTCAGTTTTAAGGAAGAGGGTGAAATTGAGCTTTTTGTAGAGAATGGCCTGGTGAATATGGTATCAAAAAACCTGCATGTAAAAGCCTCCGAAAACATTGAAATGAAAGCCGGAAAGGAACTCAGGCTGGAAGGAAATACGATTTCCGTTAATGCAAGCGGGGATCTGAACATGGAGGCCAGCCTGTCCGCAACGCTGAAAGCAGGTACCACGCTCACTGCCGAAGGTACCGCGGGCGCAACCCTCAAAGGTGCCCGGCTCAGCATGGAAGCTGATGCCATGGCCGAAGTAAAGAGCAGCGGACCTGTCAAGGTCAGCGGGCTGCCTATCATGTTAAACTGA
- the tssD gene encoding type VI secretion system tube protein TssD, translating to MPASSFDAYFTWDGGPSGDGIAVISCNYSLSQSIDDKGRVSSKVYGGTVFIQVDSSGVSDSQNLWEWMVDPDGKKPSAKITFKNVDEEQTQKELELTDVYCVQYSESFVETGSMPMTTSLTLSAREIKLFGTPHTNRW from the coding sequence ATGCCAGCTTCAAGTTTTGACGCGTATTTTACCTGGGACGGCGGTCCTTCCGGTGACGGGATTGCAGTTATTTCCTGCAACTACTCCCTGTCACAATCCATAGATGATAAAGGCCGGGTATCATCCAAAGTATACGGCGGAACCGTGTTCATACAGGTCGACTCATCCGGCGTGAGCGACAGTCAGAATCTGTGGGAATGGATGGTGGACCCCGATGGGAAGAAGCCTTCCGCCAAAATTACCTTCAAGAATGTAGACGAAGAACAAACGCAAAAAGAGCTCGAACTCACCGACGTATATTGCGTACAGTACAGCGAAAGCTTTGTGGAAACCGGCTCCATGCCCATGACAACAAGCCTTACACTCTCGGCCCGGGAGATCAAGCTTTTTGGCACGCCGCATACCAACCGCTGGTAA
- a CDS encoding TssN family type VI secretion system protein yields the protein MKLFSPQAAPQRIQIIYAIGVIILLTALGCTAFWIPEYRAAYPMAMTFFFVTGILHVYLLTQWFPGLFENRAGLAIGFTLLIALGAALVIIFLYHKLANDLVRGVGMATALVGFLFPVFIARVYQSYLEIPVKSYKKWYYPMGKALPDMDLLDLSRVLVIQFEFTKKAQEPVFTNFRAKAPHAMRFGELFFIFLNDYNDRNPGSPIGYLAPDGTPYGWLFYRKAPWYRRRQYMDPDLTFQDNGIVDNETIVAVRAA from the coding sequence ATGAAACTGTTCTCCCCGCAAGCTGCTCCTCAACGAATTCAGATTATCTATGCCATCGGAGTAATCATCCTGCTGACAGCCCTGGGCTGCACGGCATTCTGGATCCCGGAATACCGTGCAGCCTATCCTATGGCCATGACCTTCTTTTTTGTAACAGGTATCCTGCACGTGTACCTCCTTACCCAATGGTTTCCCGGTCTTTTTGAAAACCGCGCTGGTCTCGCTATTGGCTTTACATTGCTTATTGCACTGGGCGCTGCATTGGTGATCATTTTCCTGTACCACAAGCTGGCGAATGACCTGGTAAGGGGCGTAGGGATGGCAACCGCCCTCGTCGGGTTTCTTTTTCCTGTTTTTATAGCACGCGTGTACCAGAGTTATCTTGAAATTCCTGTAAAATCCTATAAAAAATGGTACTACCCGATGGGCAAGGCGCTGCCCGATATGGACCTGCTTGATCTTTCGAGGGTACTTGTGATTCAGTTTGAGTTTACCAAAAAAGCCCAGGAGCCTGTATTTACCAACTTCCGCGCCAAGGCACCCCACGCAATGCGCTTCGGGGAGCTGTTTTTTATCTTCCTCAACGATTACAACGATCGCAATCCGGGTAGTCCCATCGGGTACCTGGCCCCGGACGGTACACCCTACGGCTGGCTTTTTTACAGGAAAGCTCCCTGGTACCGCCGCCGGCAGTACATGGACCCGGATCTTACGTTCCAGGACAATGGCATTGTTGATAACGAAACCATTGTAGCCGTACGCGCCGCATAG
- a CDS encoding GPW/gp25 family protein, which yields MEDTNYALPLSLDRIVAGHQHPRCAEQEAIHQHVYLLMVTRFEEQRFDSRYGCALWEHDFSVLSQIKWKDLVRESLEESIASYEKRIANPKIRVEVEELEMMTKSSNYIRKRIGVEVKATIRRTNEPFTFFERIYISPLSIE from the coding sequence ATGGAGGATACAAACTATGCACTGCCCCTAAGTCTGGACAGGATTGTTGCCGGTCACCAGCATCCGCGTTGCGCCGAGCAGGAGGCGATTCACCAGCATGTGTATTTGCTTATGGTCACCCGGTTTGAAGAGCAGCGGTTTGACAGCCGGTATGGCTGTGCGCTGTGGGAACACGATTTTTCTGTTTTGTCCCAGATCAAATGGAAAGACCTCGTGCGCGAGTCGCTGGAAGAATCCATCGCCAGCTATGAGAAGCGTATTGCCAACCCGAAGATCCGTGTGGAAGTAGAGGAGCTGGAAATGATGACGAAAAGCAGCAATTACATCCGTAAACGCATTGGTGTGGAAGTGAAAGCAACCATCCGGCGTACCAATGAGCCTTTTACATTTTTTGAACGCATATACATTTCACCCCTGTCCATTGAGTGA
- the secDF gene encoding protein translocase subunit SecDF, with protein sequence MTNKNGIIGLTIVLALISVYYLSFTFVSRNIKAKAAAYATGANGEVDVAKKQHYIDSLWREEVYLGQTLQQVMERELNLGLDLQGGMHVVLEVSPADILKGMAGGNARSVAFQNALKKAGEDKSASNRTFITRFVSAYKEAAPNTSLASVFATSANRGKISSNSSDADVVKMLNTEIDGSIDRAFQITQARIDKFGVTNPNIQRLPGQNRVLVELPGVDNPERVRRLLSGAAKLEFSEVYLTNELAAGLDGLGKYLARQAEIQKNTSKPAAAAAPADTTKKDGASGLAAQLEQKSDSVKTDSSALAAQSAALTSLFVPMPQGLGVYLKDTARAGEILRRPEVRSMFPADLVFMWDRKGMEAGTNQLILPLYFIKKTNGEAAMEGDVIVDATSDYDDRGRPEVTMRMNGEGARKWRSLTARSVGRPIAIIIDNLVYTAPTVQGEIPNGNSSITGSFTIEETKDMSNVLKAGKLPAPTHIVEEAVVGSSLGAEAIQDGLISSAVGLLIVLVFMFAYYSKAGWVADMALLINLFFLLGVMASLGAVLTLSGIAGIVLSIGMAVDANVLIYEGIKAELADGKPFVQAVRDGFKHSLTAIIDSNVTTLLTGIILYTFGTGLVLGFATTLVLGLLTSLFTAIFITRLFIENQISKGKTFKFYSGLTKNWFQDNHFDFVSQRRRFYIISSIIIAIGVGSFIFKGFGLGIDFKGGRSYVVRFDKSVDADEVRTILDEALQSSTEVKTFGGLDQIKVTTPYLIDDPSPDADQKAETKIMESISKVKDNKGKIVSSSKVGPTMAKDTLWSAVYAVILALIANFIYIFIRFKRVAFSYGAVFSLAHDVVIILAIFSLFNGWLPWSLDIDQAFIGAILTMIGYSMNDTVVIYDRIRDYLKDDKARGQSLPTIINNALNSTLSRTAVTGISVILVLIVLMIFGGAVIRGFTFCMLLGVIVGTYSSLFVAAPIVVDLLQRDQRKESALAVAEPTPAAAKKIKA encoded by the coding sequence ATGACCAATAAGAATGGGATCATAGGGCTTACCATTGTGCTGGCCCTGATTAGTGTCTATTACCTGTCTTTCACCTTTGTGTCCAGAAACATCAAGGCGAAGGCAGCGGCGTATGCCACCGGCGCGAACGGCGAAGTGGACGTAGCAAAAAAGCAGCATTATATCGACTCGCTCTGGCGGGAGGAAGTGTATCTCGGACAGACTTTGCAGCAGGTAATGGAGCGCGAGCTAAACCTGGGCCTTGACCTTCAGGGCGGTATGCACGTAGTACTGGAAGTATCACCAGCCGACATCCTGAAAGGAATGGCAGGCGGTAATGCACGCAGCGTGGCATTCCAGAATGCATTGAAAAAGGCGGGAGAAGATAAGTCGGCGAGCAACCGTACATTCATCACCCGGTTTGTATCGGCATACAAGGAAGCGGCGCCTAATACCAGTCTGGCGAGCGTATTTGCAACCAGCGCCAACCGCGGAAAAATCAGCAGCAACTCTTCTGATGCAGACGTTGTAAAAATGCTGAACACGGAAATCGACGGTTCTATCGACCGTGCGTTCCAGATTACACAGGCACGTATTGATAAATTCGGGGTTACTAACCCGAATATCCAGCGCCTGCCGGGCCAGAACAGGGTATTGGTAGAACTTCCGGGTGTTGACAACCCTGAGCGTGTACGCCGCCTGCTTTCCGGTGCTGCCAAGCTTGAATTTTCGGAAGTATACCTGACCAACGAACTGGCTGCCGGCCTTGACGGTCTGGGAAAATACCTGGCGCGCCAAGCTGAAATTCAGAAAAATACATCCAAGCCTGCCGCTGCGGCAGCTCCTGCTGACACAACGAAAAAGGACGGGGCAAGCGGACTGGCTGCACAGCTGGAACAAAAGAGCGATTCGGTAAAAACAGATTCTTCGGCTCTGGCAGCTCAGAGCGCTGCATTGACCAGCCTGTTTGTGCCTATGCCGCAAGGATTGGGTGTGTACCTGAAAGATACGGCGCGTGCGGGCGAAATCCTGCGCCGTCCTGAGGTACGTTCCATGTTCCCTGCCGACCTGGTATTTATGTGGGACCGTAAAGGAATGGAAGCCGGTACCAACCAGCTGATTCTTCCTTTGTATTTTATCAAAAAGACAAACGGCGAAGCCGCTATGGAAGGGGACGTGATCGTGGATGCAACCAGTGATTACGACGACCGCGGACGTCCGGAAGTAACCATGCGGATGAATGGCGAAGGTGCCCGCAAATGGCGCTCACTTACCGCGCGCAGCGTAGGCCGGCCTATCGCAATTATCATTGATAACCTGGTGTATACGGCTCCCACCGTACAGGGCGAAATTCCGAATGGAAATTCAAGCATTACCGGCAGCTTCACCATTGAAGAGACCAAGGATATGTCCAACGTGCTGAAAGCCGGTAAACTGCCAGCTCCGACGCACATTGTGGAAGAAGCAGTAGTAGGTTCGTCCCTGGGTGCCGAGGCGATCCAGGATGGTCTGATTTCGTCGGCGGTAGGTTTGCTGATTGTACTGGTGTTTATGTTTGCTTATTATAGCAAAGCAGGCTGGGTGGCTGATATGGCATTGCTGATCAACCTTTTCTTCCTGCTTGGGGTAATGGCTTCGCTGGGTGCCGTACTGACACTTTCGGGTATTGCTGGGATCGTGCTTTCCATTGGTATGGCGGTGGATGCCAACGTACTGATCTACGAAGGAATCAAGGCCGAGCTGGCGGATGGTAAGCCTTTTGTGCAGGCTGTACGGGATGGTTTCAAGCACTCTCTCACAGCGATCATCGACTCCAACGTAACTACGTTGCTGACCGGTATCATCCTGTATACTTTCGGAACCGGACTGGTACTGGGCTTTGCAACTACGCTGGTACTTGGTTTGCTGACTTCCCTGTTTACAGCGATCTTCATTACGCGTCTTTTCATTGAAAACCAGATTTCAAAAGGCAAAACATTCAAGTTTTATTCAGGACTGACCAAAAACTGGTTCCAGGATAACCACTTCGATTTTGTATCCCAGCGTCGTCGTTTTTACATTATCTCTTCCATTATCATCGCGATCGGGGTAGGATCCTTTATTTTCAAAGGTTTTGGACTGGGTATTGATTTTAAGGGAGGCCGCTCATATGTAGTTCGTTTTGACAAATCAGTGGATGCAGACGAGGTACGCACAATCCTTGACGAGGCGCTTCAGTCCAGCACCGAAGTGAAGACCTTCGGCGGCCTGGATCAGATCAAAGTAACTACGCCTTACCTGATCGACGATCCGTCGCCGGATGCAGACCAGAAGGCCGAAACGAAAATCATGGAGTCTATCTCCAAGGTGAAGGACAACAAGGGCAAAATCGTAAGTTCCAGCAAAGTAGGCCCTACGATGGCGAAAGACACGCTGTGGTCTGCGGTATATGCCGTGATCCTGGCACTTATAGCTAACTTCATTTATATTTTTATCCGGTTCAAAAGGGTGGCATTCAGCTACGGTGCGGTGTTCTCGCTGGCTCACGATGTGGTGATCATCCTAGCGATCTTCTCACTCTTCAATGGCTGGCTGCCGTGGTCACTGGATATTGATCAGGCGTTTATCGGGGCAATCCTGACGATGATCGGTTATTCAATGAACGATACCGTGGTAATTTATGACCGTATCCGCGACTACCTGAAAGATGACAAGGCACGCGGTCAGAGCCTGCCTACCATCATCAACAATGCATTGAACAGTACTCTGAGCCGTACTGCCGTAACCGGTATTTCGGTAATTCTTGTACTGATCGTGCTGATGATTTTCGGTGGCGCCGTAATCCGCGGATTTACGTTCTGTATGCTTTTGGGTGTAATTGTAGGTACCTACTCTTCCCTGTTTGTAGCGGCACCGATCGTGGTTGACCTCCTGCAAAGGGATCAGAGAAAAGAGTCCGCCCTGGCAGTTGCAGAACCGACACCTGCTGCCGCTAAAAAGATCAAGGCTTAG